A window of Solanum stenotomum isolate F172 chromosome 3, ASM1918654v1, whole genome shotgun sequence contains these coding sequences:
- the LOC125860088 gene encoding protein SPIRAL1-like 1 translates to MGRGVSSGGGQSSLGYLFGDGEPPKPTTNRVEAPQNQGPTTSDPQKPTATAPAPTVNKQIPAGIQGRNSNNYFRADGQNTGNFLTDRPSTKVHAAPGGGSSLGYLFGDGKN, encoded by the exons ATGGGTCGTGGAGTCAGCAGTGGTGGAGGACAGAGTTCCCTAGGTTACCTCTTTGGAGATGGTGAGCCTCCAAAGCCTACTACCAACAGGGTAGAAGCTCCACAGAATCAGGGACCTACTACAAGCGATCCGCAGAAGCCTACTGCAACTGCACCAGCTCCAACTGTTAATAAGCAGATTCCAGCTGGCATCCAGGGGCGCAATTCCAATAACTATTTCCGTGCAGATGGACAAAACACTGGGAATTTCCTCACG GATCGCCCATCTACCAAAGTGCATGCAGCACCAGGTGGTGGATCTTCCCTGGGTTACCTGTTTGGCGATGGCAAGAACTAG